The DNA region TTTGCTAAGATTAGTAAAAATGTTATTTTTTAACTTTTGCTTTCACCTTATTTAAAAAAGATTTAGCAGGTTTAAATGCAGGTATAAAATGCTCAGGAATAATTATTGTAGTATTTTTAGAAATATTCCTTGCAGTTTTTTTAGCCCTTTTCTTTATGATAAAACTTCCAAATCCCCTTAGATAAACGTTATTTCCTTTAATTAAAGAAGATTTAACGGAATCCATAAGAGCTTCAACTGTTTTTTGAACAGTTACTTTTTCGATACCGGTATTTTTTGCAATTTCGTTTACAATATCTGCTTTTGTCATGTTAAAAATCTTTTATTTTCAATTAATTACAATTATTTTGGTTTGCAAAT from Bacteroidales bacterium includes:
- a CDS encoding integration host factor subunit beta, translated to MTKADIVNEIAKNTGIEKVTVQKTVEALMDSVKSSLIKGNNVYLRGFGSFIIKKRAKKTARNISKNTTIIIPEHFIPAFKPAKSFLNKVKAKVKK